One segment of Nitrosopumilus sp. DNA contains the following:
- a CDS encoding S8 family serine peptidase codes for MPKAALFFIVLLFSPVFSNSFASISGDLVHVNDLQSSIMFDTGVVDIDSNFFTENNFKRYLIFGSGDVDNFIKNKSITGINSDNGFFYISVLSEKDASSLSSQGYHVIEDFKLDYHLSNQTIQDASRIGMITGSSESTKKYGTTGKDVLVGIVDTGVDFSNPDIQHSLARDKINHPIMLDPDGQGIVLTNATFFAFIDKNEIIRNYSKPIPSDMTSKAYVTKDGVFLDVSKGGKGSQIPIYNSFYPQFGSTVIFNGTLTEDMKIGHDNRNYIKSKSGIYHLGVIYQGGLQGPLARIQVVPVLVVDSFTAGVYDTVIPDLSTSWEDYTRFDLKSGQKPNYDFDFTDEKPIVLGSGKEFFVYDSNKDGKNDYSAGTLGAQVLDVYGVIKNNSTNVDDVLKAVNGTLLPALDPDGEFFGIMADFMGHGTSSAASITSRGQETYDIYNNSKKYSITGVAPDAKIVPIKALWFGDTVYGWLWAAGFENKDHEWKFSGKPRVDIISNSWGVSNFPSFKASPGMDVLSLILSVLVTPNSLDENYPGITIISSAGNSGHGYGTIGLPNASPFGITVGATTNNVFVGYGPFKDQPRFGNDTSHYNHVVDFSSRGPGIIGDPKPDVMSIGAHGFTPSNVIKVNKDSKNESFSLFGGTSMAAPLVSGMAALLMEEMKKESQDYDSFMIKNILMSTATDLNNDPFTQGSGLANVESALNYVHGDDGKFIVYNDKSYDNIKKILDPAIAKFNTTSIGFEKFQLSDKSFPMTSWFAGQLSPGERTTTTFTIKNPTNETLTIDVKSEMLSLIKKTQYNGTTVVRQQDSLLNKTDAFIPNYVKLSDVKNTTKLGDYFYKENPTLDESSLVILNVNFPFSQFMNDTAKVYADDIKISSLYLYDWIDSNNDTKITSSELSLVNRAGSWGTVQELRVSDPSEKFDGTPLIGVYPVPTRYSYWLGDTKQNSTSMDYTISASYYQKEKWSMIWPDSQTVLVPPKDILNIDVTLVVPNDLQTGIYQGFLKFESDKHSVNAPVSFVVKHPIIDNDSAILIQGKQSDDVLYGNGYTKGAFDMVNRYMAGDWRQFYFDVQNESINSVSIELSWKHDDTNLAVFVMDPTGEIIQTNVPSGVFGHFLGWTSLDWLGNSIFSQGGGFFPVKNKDDTSTVLYVPINQTGTYTILTHSTLFGGNSTTEPITLAAKFTNISPEMIISIEPVEEVSEPTISSVEDSDMISETKTLSQESIPVENSDSSLITGIAIGLVIGIAIGITCVFIIRQKSP; via the coding sequence ATGCCCAAAGCGGCTTTATTCTTTATTGTTCTTCTTTTCTCCCCCGTGTTTTCAAATTCTTTTGCATCTATCTCTGGTGATCTAGTTCATGTGAATGATTTACAAAGTTCTATTATGTTTGATACAGGAGTTGTCGATATAGATTCTAATTTTTTCACTGAAAATAATTTTAAAAGATATCTGATTTTTGGAAGTGGAGATGTAGATAATTTTATAAAAAATAAATCAATTACAGGGATCAATTCTGATAATGGTTTTTTTTACATTTCAGTTCTTTCAGAAAAAGATGCGTCATCTTTATCTTCTCAAGGCTATCATGTGATTGAAGATTTTAAATTAGATTACCATTTATCAAATCAAACAATTCAAGATGCATCTAGAATTGGTATGATTACGGGTTCTAGTGAATCCACCAAAAAATATGGTACAACTGGAAAAGATGTACTTGTTGGTATTGTTGATACTGGGGTTGATTTTTCAAATCCTGATATTCAACACTCGCTAGCCCGAGATAAAATTAACCATCCAATAATGCTAGATCCTGACGGACAAGGAATTGTCCTAACAAATGCAACTTTTTTTGCATTCATTGACAAAAATGAAATCATTAGGAATTATTCAAAACCGATACCATCAGACATGACTTCAAAAGCATATGTTACAAAGGATGGTGTTTTTCTTGATGTTTCAAAAGGTGGTAAAGGAAGTCAAATTCCAATCTATAATTCATTTTATCCTCAGTTTGGCTCAACAGTAATTTTTAATGGTACTCTTACCGAAGACATGAAAATTGGTCACGATAATAGAAACTATATCAAATCAAAAAGTGGAATCTATCATCTTGGAGTGATTTATCAAGGAGGTTTACAAGGACCATTAGCTAGAATACAAGTTGTACCTGTACTTGTAGTCGATTCTTTTACTGCAGGCGTTTATGATACTGTAATTCCTGATCTAAGTACTTCTTGGGAAGACTATACTAGATTTGACTTGAAGTCTGGTCAAAAACCTAATTATGATTTTGATTTTACTGATGAAAAGCCAATTGTATTGGGTAGTGGAAAAGAATTTTTTGTTTATGATTCTAACAAAGATGGAAAAAATGATTATAGTGCAGGAACACTTGGTGCACAAGTTCTTGATGTATATGGTGTAATTAAAAATAATTCTACTAATGTTGATGATGTCCTAAAGGCAGTTAATGGTACATTGCTTCCTGCATTAGATCCTGATGGGGAGTTTTTTGGAATAATGGCTGATTTTATGGGACATGGAACATCAAGTGCTGCATCTATTACTTCACGTGGTCAAGAGACATATGATATTTACAATAACTCTAAAAAATATTCTATAACGGGCGTAGCTCCAGATGCAAAAATTGTTCCCATTAAAGCACTTTGGTTTGGTGATACTGTATATGGATGGTTATGGGCTGCCGGATTTGAAAACAAAGACCATGAATGGAAATTTTCAGGAAAACCGCGAGTAGATATTATTTCAAATAGCTGGGGTGTTTCAAATTTTCCATCATTTAAGGCATCACCTGGCATGGATGTTTTGTCTTTGATTCTAAGTGTACTTGTAACTCCAAACTCTTTGGATGAAAATTATCCTGGTATTACAATAATTTCAAGTGCTGGAAATTCTGGACATGGATATGGAACGATAGGATTACCAAATGCGTCACCATTTGGAATAACAGTTGGTGCAACAACTAATAACGTGTTTGTAGGTTATGGTCCATTCAAAGATCAACCGCGATTTGGAAATGATACATCTCATTATAATCACGTAGTTGATTTTTCAAGTAGAGGTCCTGGAATAATTGGTGATCCAAAGCCTGATGTAATGAGTATTGGTGCTCATGGATTTACTCCATCAAATGTAATCAAAGTCAATAAAGATTCCAAGAATGAATCGTTTTCGTTATTTGGTGGAACTAGTATGGCTGCTCCATTAGTTTCTGGTATGGCAGCATTATTAATGGAAGAAATGAAAAAAGAATCCCAAGATTATGATTCTTTTATGATAAAAAATATTCTGATGTCAACTGCCACTGATCTTAACAATGATCCCTTTACTCAGGGTTCAGGTCTTGCAAATGTAGAATCAGCACTAAACTATGTTCATGGTGATGATGGAAAATTCATTGTTTATAATGACAAATCATATGATAACATTAAAAAAATTCTTGATCCTGCAATTGCAAAATTCAATACTACATCTATAGGATTTGAAAAATTCCAACTATCAGACAAATCATTTCCTATGACTAGTTGGTTTGCAGGACAATTATCACCTGGAGAGAGAACTACAACTACATTTACAATAAAAAATCCAACAAATGAAACATTAACAATTGACGTAAAGTCTGAAATGCTTTCATTAATTAAAAAAACACAATATAATGGAACAACTGTTGTACGTCAGCAAGACTCACTTCTAAATAAAACTGATGCTTTTATCCCAAACTATGTTAAGTTATCTGATGTTAAAAATACTACTAAACTTGGAGATTATTTTTACAAGGAGAATCCAACTCTTGATGAATCGTCTCTAGTAATTCTAAATGTTAATTTTCCATTTAGTCAATTTATGAATGACACTGCAAAGGTATATGCAGATGATATCAAAATATCTTCATTATATCTTTATGATTGGATTGATAGTAATAATGATACAAAAATTACAAGCTCTGAATTATCTCTAGTTAATAGAGCAGGTTCTTGGGGAACTGTTCAAGAATTAAGAGTTTCAGATCCCTCAGAAAAATTTGACGGTACACCATTAATTGGTGTATATCCTGTACCAACTAGATATTCTTACTGGCTAGGTGATACAAAACAGAATTCAACTTCAATGGATTATACCATTTCAGCTAGTTACTATCAAAAAGAAAAGTGGTCGATGATTTGGCCTGATTCTCAGACTGTTCTAGTTCCACCAAAAGACATTCTAAATATTGATGTTACACTGGTTGTTCCTAATGATCTGCAGACAGGTATCTATCAGGGATTTTTAAAATTTGAAAGCGATAAACATTCTGTAAATGCTCCCGTATCATTTGTTGTAAAGCACCCAATTATTGACAATGATTCTGCAATTTTGATACAAGGAAAACAAAGCGATGATGTTCTTTATGGCAATGGATATACAAAAGGTGCATTTGATATGGTTAATCGCTATATGGCAGGTGATTGGCGTCAGTTTTATTTTGATGTTCAAAATGAATCTATTAATTCTGTATCAATTGAGCTTTCATGGAAACATGATGATACTAATCTAGCAGTTTTTGTTATGGATCCAACCGGAGAAATAATTCAAACAAATGTTCCTTCTGGTGTATTTGGTCATTTTCTTGGTTGGACATCACTTGATTGGTTAGGCAATTCTATTTTTAGTCAAGGTGGTGGATTCTTTCCTGTAAAAAATAAAGATGATACTTCAACGGTATTATATGTGCCAATTAATCAAACAGGTACATATACAATTTTAACTCATTCTACTTTGTTTGGTGGAAATTCTACAACTGAGCCAATAACATTAGCTGCAAAATTCACTAACATCTCTCCTGAAATGATAATTTCAATAGAACCTGTCGAAGAAGTTTCAGAACCAACAATTTCATCAGTTGAAGACTCTGATATGATTTCTGAAACAAAAACTTTATCTCAAGAATCTATTCCTGTTGAAAATTCTGATTCTTCACTTATCACGGGTATTGCAATTGGTCTGGTCATTGGAATTGCGATCGGAATTACTTGTGTTTTTATTATTAGACAAAAATCACCTTGA
- a CDS encoding methyl-accepting chemotaxis protein — protein sequence MKLQILFSLIFVLLIVGIPNSFSELDLSTNSKVYAPSHNLQVYGTGLPEENLIIRLFAPDETIAKFDQISTNEDGSFNYNLLTWPQPSTNFPYGTYTVEVISTEQNGLSKKIDVKFSSTTELLDVPVERFVNTLVFAPETAAINQPIRVFVQTTSDGLLIGSEPTKLLGTTHVHLPSGISVPLSNSFKTLHQGLYYVDYTPREVGTHVFHVVAFSQGTTSHGSAATNVLSQDLGGISEQIIKLNSILDETSNELDILKLEIEGFDNTLERASNKIDESTGTISTSVEFISEASSQLNSLLFPIIASIGIIVALQITIIARRR from the coding sequence TTGAAATTACAAATTTTATTTTCTTTAATATTTGTATTATTGATAGTTGGTATTCCAAATTCCTTTTCAGAACTTGATTTATCTACAAACAGTAAAGTGTATGCTCCCTCTCACAACCTACAAGTTTATGGAACTGGATTGCCTGAAGAAAATCTAATTATTCGATTATTTGCACCTGATGAGACAATTGCAAAGTTTGATCAAATATCAACTAATGAAGATGGTTCATTTAATTACAATTTGCTAACATGGCCGCAACCATCAACAAATTTTCCATATGGGACATATACTGTTGAAGTAATTAGCACTGAACAAAATGGTTTGTCCAAAAAAATTGATGTAAAGTTTTCATCAACAACTGAACTACTGGATGTTCCAGTTGAGAGATTTGTAAATACACTAGTTTTTGCTCCAGAAACTGCAGCCATAAATCAACCAATTCGAGTTTTTGTGCAAACAACAAGTGATGGCCTTTTGATAGGAAGTGAGCCAACAAAATTACTTGGAACTACACATGTTCATCTCCCATCAGGAATATCTGTACCATTATCAAATTCATTTAAGACTCTACATCAGGGATTATACTATGTAGATTATACGCCTAGAGAAGTTGGAACACATGTGTTTCATGTAGTTGCATTTAGTCAAGGAACGACATCTCATGGCTCAGCTGCAACTAATGTACTTAGTCAGGATTTAGGAGGAATTTCTGAACAAATAATTAAACTAAATTCAATTCTTGATGAGACATCAAACGAACTTGACATCCTAAAATTAGAAATTGAAGGATTTGATAATACGTTGGAGAGAGCAAGTAATAAAATAGATGAGAGTACTGGTACCATTTCTACATCTGTGGAATTTATCAGTGAAGCATCATCACAACTAAACTCATTATTGTTTCCAATCATTGCTTCGATTGGAATTATAGTTGCACTACAAATAACAATAATTGCTAGAAGAAGATAG
- a CDS encoding NAD(P)-dependent oxidoreductase gives MKILVTGGAGFIGRYLVESLKKNHTVLVYDNLSNSKKIPDEKNVKFCKGDILDYDNLCKFSKDVDIMIHLAALTNVTESVIDPENTIDVNVNGTANVIKACNENKIKKIIFASSAAVYGDNSEIISENTKTDPLSAYGNSKIEAEKIIVKRCNENKISYIILRIFNVYGKGQNEKYAGVITKFAKNILQKKPVVIHGNGKQTRDFVSIHDVIDAFLCAIESKSNGVYNIASGKSLSINELANMMFDVFGKVEIKHLAKQKGDIQNSNADITLAKEQLHFIPTRKLKKELASIYHE, from the coding sequence TTGAAGATTCTAGTTACTGGAGGTGCAGGGTTTATTGGTAGATATTTAGTAGAATCTTTGAAGAAAAATCACACAGTTCTAGTCTATGATAATTTGTCAAACTCTAAAAAAATTCCAGATGAGAAAAATGTGAAATTTTGCAAAGGCGATATATTGGATTATGATAATCTCTGTAAGTTCTCAAAAGATGTAGATATTATGATTCATCTAGCTGCACTTACTAATGTTACAGAATCTGTAATTGATCCTGAAAATACAATAGATGTTAATGTTAATGGAACTGCAAATGTTATCAAAGCATGCAATGAAAATAAAATTAAAAAAATCATCTTTGCATCATCAGCTGCAGTATATGGTGATAATAGTGAGATAATTTCAGAGAATACAAAAACAGATCCTCTATCTGCATACGGGAATAGTAAGATAGAAGCTGAAAAAATAATTGTAAAAAGATGCAATGAAAATAAAATCAGTTACATAATTTTAAGAATATTCAACGTTTATGGCAAGGGGCAAAATGAAAAATATGCAGGAGTGATTACAAAGTTTGCAAAAAATATTTTGCAGAAAAAACCAGTTGTGATTCATGGTAATGGTAAACAGACACGTGACTTTGTTTCGATACATGACGTCATTGATGCGTTTTTGTGTGCAATAGAATCAAAGAGTAATGGAGTGTACAACATTGCAAGCGGAAAGTCTTTGTCAATTAATGAGCTAGCCAATATGATGTTTGATGTGTTTGGAAAAGTTGAGATAAAACATCTAGCCAAACAAAAAGGCGACATACAAAACAGTAACGCAGACATTACACTTGCAAAAGAGCAACTGCATTTTATTCCAACCAGAAAACTAAAGAAAGAACTGGCTAGTATCTATCACGAATAA
- a CDS encoding glycosyltransferase family 2 protein codes for MKIACIPAYNEESHIEDLVKLALNHVDQVIVCDDGSTDDTANIAKKAGAIVISHKTNRGYGAAIITLFDYARNNNVQIMITLDGDGQHDPKQIPLLLNTLSDHNVDVVIGSRFLNDSAEAPGYRKRGIKIITSAANYGADLKVSDSQSGFRAYSKNAIDAIHPTEEGMSVSTEILLKISNKGLSLAEIPITVSYGENTSVHNPVSHGLSVLANTIKYISIKHPLQFYGIPGIALIVAGIILGGIFLDAYLNQQTVFYGSLLGSVVMFLLGAILSVTAVILFSMANLIRDRY; via the coding sequence TTGAAGATAGCCTGCATTCCAGCATACAATGAAGAGTCACATATTGAAGACTTGGTAAAACTTGCCCTAAATCATGTTGACCAAGTTATAGTGTGTGATGATGGCTCTACTGATGACACGGCAAATATTGCAAAAAAAGCAGGAGCTATAGTAATCTCACACAAAACAAACCGGGGTTATGGTGCAGCAATAATTACCCTTTTTGACTATGCAAGAAATAACAATGTGCAAATTATGATTACACTTGATGGTGATGGACAGCATGATCCCAAACAAATACCGCTGCTCCTAAACACACTATCTGATCATAATGTTGATGTTGTTATTGGATCAAGATTCCTAAATGATTCTGCAGAAGCTCCTGGTTATAGGAAGCGAGGAATCAAGATTATAACATCTGCTGCCAACTATGGTGCAGATCTCAAAGTATCTGACTCACAATCCGGATTTAGGGCATACTCAAAAAACGCAATTGATGCGATTCATCCAACAGAGGAAGGAATGTCAGTATCAACTGAAATCTTACTCAAAATATCAAACAAAGGACTATCACTAGCTGAAATCCCAATAACTGTTTCTTATGGGGAGAACACATCAGTTCACAATCCAGTATCACATGGCTTATCTGTTTTGGCAAACACAATAAAGTATATCTCCATAAAGCATCCGCTGCAGTTTTACGGGATCCCAGGAATTGCATTAATTGTAGCAGGAATTATTTTAGGTGGGATATTTCTTGATGCATATCTTAACCAACAAACTGTCTTTTACGGATCTTTGCTAGGATCTGTTGTGATGTTTTTGCTTGGTGCTATTTTGTCTGTTACTGCAGTGATTTTGTTTTCAATGGCAAATCTTATTCGTGATAGATACTAG